The following coding sequences lie in one Arachis hypogaea cultivar Tifrunner chromosome 4, arahy.Tifrunner.gnm2.J5K5, whole genome shotgun sequence genomic window:
- the LOC112796007 gene encoding uncharacterized protein isoform X2 translates to MISAADGGSDGVSTHPCYRSTMGFSLRAAKAPMSALLLSSSSVAVVCGFAIGGSQGRNHQASSPPVSQSGYKSPGCVIDESNQGRSLAIHTIPLPPDLLWLESLELSFQMCDLLVDTLLDLQVLLILQSRKCRIVCFWSC, encoded by the exons ATGATCTCTGCCGCGGATGGTGGTTCTGATGGCGTGAGCACGCACCCCTGTTACAGAAGCACCATGGGCTTCTCCCTCCGCGCCGCGAAAGCGCCGATGTCAGCGCTGCTCCTCTCATCGTCATCAGTGGCGGTTGTCTGCGGGTTCGCGATCGGCGGCTCCCAAGGAAGAAACCACCAAGCATCCTCCCCTCCCGTATCTCAATCTGGCTACAAATCTCCTGGGTGCGTCATCGACGAATCAAACCAAGGTCGATCCCTTGCAATCCACACAATACCTCTACCACCAG ATCTACTATGGTTGGAATCCCTGGAATTGAGTTTTCAAATGTGTGATCTGCTGGTTGACACTCTACTTGATTTGCAAGTTTTGTTGATTCTTCAG AGCCGTAAGTGTAGAATTGTTTGCTTCTGGAGCTGTTGA
- the LOC112796007 gene encoding uncharacterized protein isoform X3, giving the protein MISAADGGSDGVSTHPCYRSTMGFSLRAAKAPMSALLLSSSSVAVVCGFAIGGSQGRNHQASSPPVSQSGYKSPGCVIDESNQGRSLAIHTIPLPPDLLWLESLELSFQMCDLLVDTLLDLQVLLILQETKI; this is encoded by the exons ATGATCTCTGCCGCGGATGGTGGTTCTGATGGCGTGAGCACGCACCCCTGTTACAGAAGCACCATGGGCTTCTCCCTCCGCGCCGCGAAAGCGCCGATGTCAGCGCTGCTCCTCTCATCGTCATCAGTGGCGGTTGTCTGCGGGTTCGCGATCGGCGGCTCCCAAGGAAGAAACCACCAAGCATCCTCCCCTCCCGTATCTCAATCTGGCTACAAATCTCCTGGGTGCGTCATCGACGAATCAAACCAAGGTCGATCCCTTGCAATCCACACAATACCTCTACCACCAG ATCTACTATGGTTGGAATCCCTGGAATTGAGTTTTCAAATGTGTGATCTGCTGGTTGACACTCTACTTGATTTGCAAGTTTTGTTGATTCTTCAG gaaacaaaaatctga